The genomic interval TTTCCAGTTACTCAAGAGTACCTCCTAATCGATGAAACGAGAATAACCCACACTGTGCCATCAAAGCATCTCGCTGTAGGCTCTATTATTTCTTCAACTTTATGAACAGATATACTCATTTAGCCTTAGCCGTAGTTGTTTCTTGTTACTGGAAGATGAGGTAATGTGGTTAAATTTTGTTGTAGTTAGACCCCAGTACACTCGGGGTACGTGTTTTTCGGAGTGAGGGTCTCTTAGCATCAAGCAGGAAAAAGAGAGGAGATTATGTGAGCCCTAATAAGGTAATCATTAGCTGTGCTGTCACCGGTGCGATCCATACGCCCTCGATGTCCCCGTACTTGCCAGCTGACCCAGACGCAATCCGAGATGCAGCTATCGGTGCTGCCGAAGCAGGTGCAGCGATTCTTCATGTGCACGCGCGTCATCCGTCTGATGGTCGTCCCAAGCAGGATCCTGACCTCTTTCGTAGGTTTTTGCCCGCTATTAGCCAAGCAACTGACGCAGTAATCAACATCACTACTGGCGGCAGCCCACACATGACTGTGCAGGAGCGTATTAAACCTGCAGCTACACTCTCACCTGAGCTAGCATCTCTCAATATGGGTTCGATGAATATGGGTCTATACCCGATGCTTAGGCGCTTCAAGGAGTTCCGTCATGACTGGGAGCGCGAACATCTTGAGAATAGTCGTGACATGGTTTTTAAGAATACTTATGCTGATATGGAGCAAATTCTTGGGACCTGCGGAGGGAATGGTACCCGTTTTGAGTTCGAGTGCTACGACGTAGGGCATCTCTACAATCTCGCCCACCTCCTCGATCAGGAATTAGTCGAACCACCCCTCTTCATTCAAACGATCTTTGGATTACTTGGCGGTATTGGTTCCCACCCAGAGGACCTAATCCATATGCGACGTACCGCCGACCGATTATTTGGTAGCGATTACGAATGGTCAGTACTTGCCGCGGGTCGATTTCAAATACCATTGGGCACTATGGGCGTAACCATGGGCTCTAACGTGCGGGTTGGGCTAGAGGATTCCCTATGGTTGGGCCCTGGGAAGCTAGCCGAGTCAAATGCAGCCCAGGTCAGGCAGATCCGAAGTGTTCTGGAGGGTTTGTCCCTAGAGGTGGCCTCGCCAGATGAGGCAAGAGAACGATTACGACTAAAGGGAGCTGACAAGGTAGCCTTCTGATAGTAATTCCAATCCTTGAAGACCTTTCTTAGCGTCTTGATTAATTATTTAGTCCGCCTGCTGCAAGGTCTTGCGCAATGATCATGCGGGCGTAAACGCCGCCAAGCGCTAAGAGTTCCTCATGTGTGCCGGTTTCAACTACTCGACCATTTTCAAGAGCGATAATACGGTCAGCGTTTCGTACGGTGGAGAGGCGGTGTGCAATGACTAGGGTTGTTCGGTGCCGCATAAGACGCTGTAACGCCTCTTGAATCAACATTTCAGTATGGGTATCTACTGCTGAGGTAGCTTCGTCGAGAATTAGTACGGGGGCGTCTTTGAGTAAAGCACGAGCAATCGATAGGCGTTGTTTCTGTCCGCCAGAGAGTCGGACACCTCTCTCTCCGATGGGCGTGTCGTAACCTTCGGGGAGATTTAGGATAAACTCGTCCGCGTTGGCTGCCCTGGTCGCTTCAATTAGGGCAGTTTCGCTTGCATTGGGTAGGCCGAAAAGGATGTTTTCACGGACTGTACCGTGGAACAGAAAAACTTCCTGGTCGACAGAAGCGATGTGGTTCCGGACGAAGTCTAGATGTAATCGTCTTAGGTCGTGACCTCCCAGAAGAACCGTTCCCTCTTGTGGGTCGTAATAGCGGGGTAAAAGGTGAGATATCGTAGACTTGCCGGCGCCGGTATGTCCCACGAGTGCGACGACGGTAGATTCTTCAACCGCAAAGTTTATTTCGTGAAGAACCGGGCCCGCTGCCTTGTCGTAAGCGAACGTAACATTTTCAAAACGCAGATCCCAGGTCATCTACGCTGGAACCGGTGAAAGAGCATCAGGAGCATTATGGATATCGCTTTTTACTGCCAGTAATTGGAACACGCGGTCGGTACTTACTGCAGCACGTGAAAGCTCGTCAGTAATGGAGGCTAGTTGCAAAAAGGGCTGGTAGATATAAGTAAGATAAACGATGAATAGGAATAGATCTGCCACACTGATGTCACCTTGCAATGCCGAGGCCCCACCAACCCAAATTACTAGCACTACACCGATTCCTCCGGCCGCCTCAACGAGCCCACTGGGTAGCAACGAGATGTTGTTGGCTTTCACAGAACGGTCTCTAAATGCTCTGGATTGACCTTCAATTTGGTTTGCGGCCTCACGCTCTCGGACGAAAGATTTAATTACCGAGATGCCGGAGTAGTGCTCCTGTACTTGCGCGATTAGCTCAGCGATGCTGGAACGTACCTGCCTCCAAAGCTTCTGCACCTTCGCATAGAAGCGATAAATCAAGAACGCAACTACCGGAACAGGAGACAATGTGATGAGGGTAAGCTTCGGGTCTATTCCCAGTAGAACACCGATCATGGCTGTAGGAATGATTAGTGCTAGGGTCGTCTCAGGTACACCGTGTGCGACAAAGTCCTCAACTGCCTCTATATCGCTAACGGACCTGGAGATGAGATTCCCCGTGCGTTCACCACTGAAGAAGCGGTGCGGAAGTGATTGTACGTGTCGATAAACCCGCAACATTAGGTCGTGCAAGACCTCGTAAGCCGCAACGTGGGAGAAGCGCCCGTAACCGTACCGAGCTAAACCACGCACTAAGTAGACAGCCAGCAAACTGCCGGTTAAAAGAAAAAGAGCCCGTTGATCACCCCCCCCTTCTGTAAGCCAGCGGATTAATTCACGGATCAGGAGTGGTGGTACAAGATTAGACCCAGCGAAGACAAGCCCAGAGACGATTGAAAGTCCAAGTAGGGGGCGGTGTTTGCCTAAAAGGTTCCAGAACTGGCGCAAAAAGTTCACAGATTGGTTAACCATAACTCATGGGAACAGCTTTTCGTTAAGTCCTAACCTTGTACTTTTGCTAAATGCATGTAAGGGTTCTTAGTATGAGCATCAATAAGGACTACCAACAACTTCGGACTACAGGGGAGTCCCCTGTCGTGCCTTGGAGTGGCAATGCGCTTCAGTACCGGGACCTCAGGGAAGAGCTCGCTCCAGAGATAGAGAGGGTACTTTCGAGCGGGAAGTACGTTTTGAATGAGGACGTTGCTGCCTTTGAAGAAGAGTTTGCTGCTTACTGCGGAGTCCAACACGCAGTTGCGGTTCGCTCTGGATCTGACGCCATTGCAGTGCTTTTGCGGGCTTTAGGCATGCGAAGCGAGGACGAGGTTGTTTTGCCCGCTAACTCCTGTTCTAGTGAGCCTAACGCCATCCTACTAGGTGGCGGTAAGCCAATTCCTGTTGACATTCTTGCAAGCACCTATAATTTGGATCCAGATCAGATTGAAGGAGCTATCGGGCCGAGAACACGGCTGATACATGCTGTCCATGCTTACGGACAACCTTGCGACATGGAGTCAATAAACCGTATTGCGAAACACCATGGTTTACCTGTGCTTGAGGATATTGCTCTTGCCCCGGGCGCTCGGATTAACGGCGAAAGGGTTGGGCGGTTTGGTGACTTTGCAATTGCCAGTTTTGGTCAAGGCAAGATTCTTAACTCAGCTGGTAATGGTGGTGGGATCCTACTAACAAATGACGGAAGTGTTGCTGAACGAGCTCGGTCATTTGCCAACTATGGTGGAGGCGTAAATCCTGATCCTGAACACGTTCGTACAACATATCTCCCTCCCGGTCGCCAGCGCGTTTGGCTCCAGCCTGGGCTTAACAGCTCTCTTGATGCGATTCAGGCCGCAATTTTGCGGGTCAAATTACGTCATCTAGATCGTTTCGTGAAAGCACGTGCTGAACGAGCTAGGAGTTACGACTCACAACTTGCAGGATTAGACGTAATTACACCGGTTATCTCTGATGGTGTCACTAGTGCATACCGGGGTTATATCATCCGCGTTAAGGATCGTGACCGGGTTCTGGCACACTTACAGGGTAGTGGTGTGGAGGCAGCCACAATGTATCTTCCTCCAGTACATCTTCAACCAGCCATGACACGCTTTGGGTATTCCGAAAGTGATTTTCCCGTGACTGAGCAGGTGGCACGAGAATTGATTGTACTACCAATCTATCCTGAGTTAACTGAGGATCAAATAAATTACGTGACTCAAACGCTCGAGGAGGCATTATCGGGAGATATTATTTGAGGGGCATTAGTAACAGGACCTAGAGCAATTAAAAGCCCTCTGATACTAGTTGGCGGGAGTGACGATAAATCTACTGTTAGTAAGTTACGGCGTAGCTTCTGGAAGATTAATCCTATTACTAGAATGTGAGTTTAACCAAGAAATCTCACATTGGCATTTTTAGTCAAAACGTTACGCTGATATAGCAACATGAATCTAGACTAGAGTTGGTGAATTTTGAGATCCACGTTGCTTCTCTTTACTTGCCATCAACTAGGTCAAAAGTAGTCTATTAATCCCTTCAGGGTTTAATCGTGACCTCTGTCAACGTAGTGTTTCGAGGTGGTGGTTCAGGGTTTCGATACCGTAATTAACTGGGTCGCCTACATTGATAAATCGATAACCCCATTCAATCTTGCAGCGTACGTCATCAACGTCTGGGAGTGTGGTACCAGTAGCGATACCTGTTCCCTCTAAGCGGTACGGTACATCCTGCATGATCTTTTGGACAGCAGGATCGTGGACCTCCGTTACGATTCCGAGGGTGGCCGAAAGGTCCATCGGTCCAACAAAAAGCGCGTCTATACCAGGTACTGAAGCAATCTCGTCGAGATTCTCGTAAGCCTTGACGCTTTCTATTTGTAGGATTAGTGCCGTTTTTTCGTTCACAGATTTAATGACCTCGGTTGTGTTGACCCCTGCAAGGGTTGGCCAATTCGGTGCAACACCACGGTTTCCTTTGGGTGGATAGAACGCGTACTCGACCGCACGAGCAGCTTCTTCAGCAGTCTCAATTTGAGGTACCATTACAGCAACAGCACCAACATCGTAAGCTTTCTTGATTAGAGCTGGATCGTTCCATGCAACCCTGACAACTGGGGCGACACCACTCTGACGTGCTAAGACCGGTACCAATCCTAAAGATTCGCTAGCGTAGGGGTCATGTTCTGTGTCGATCCACAGGAAATCAATATTTGCCTGGCAACATAGTGCTGCTAACTTTGGATTTGGTGCGGTTAGGTGTGTGCCGAGCAGTAATTCGCCGTCGTTAAGTCTTTTTTTGAATGAGTTCGCGTCCATAGCTTTCCCTTTCTCTGATCCCCCAATACTATTACACAGGTTATTGGACCGCATTCGGCAGTATTGGTAAAGAAGTGATTCTTATGACCCTAATTGGCGTTGCCATGGTGCTAAACAATATAGTCAAAAAAGGAACGACAGTTAGACCATAATCAAGATTGCTGGTGAAAAGCTAAATGACACAGGTGAATAAATTTTTGTGAGGTAACTCAGATGGTTGTTTAGTAGGGAAACGCGTGCTCGTTCAATAGATTCTTAGTTACTTCTCGCAACCGAGACCGCCAGAAATATGCAAACCATCGCAGCAAAAACAACCCTAGGGGCTTATGTGACTCCTACTTATAGTACCTGTTACTTAGGTTGCTACTTCAAGTTCTTGAGGTTCCTCTTTCAACAAAGTTACGGCCCAGAGGATGATTCCTGAACCTAAAGCGAACCATGTGAGTGTTGACGGCATCTGGGAGATCATTACGTCTAGGCCCATCAGACATAACCCGATGGTAATAACTTGAATACTTAAAACACGGACGAAGCGTCGTAAGAGATCCTTCCAGCTCTTTGCCCGTTTAAAGTAGTATTCAGCCAAAACAAACATTGCTAAGAACCCCACGGCAGCTAAAAGCCAAAAGACGTTATCTATACTTTTCACGATATAGGGAATATGGAAGGTTCGATCTCCACTGTTGTCATCTGTTAACAATGTAAAAAGAACACTCCTTAACAAGTCTCTAGCAGGGACAATCCAAAGAGCGTAAACCGCCAGGTTTATGAACGCTAGCGGGTATACTGTTAAGGATTTAAACATTTCGATTAATTTCATAAAACAGATCTCCTGGCTTTATGTTACCTATTAAGACAATGTAGTCAAGTTGAGTGTTACGCTCGCCAATCTAAACATTTTGCAAAATTATATTTTCATAATCTTGCTCAATTCTTTCTAGGTTGATACTAGCTTTTTACTTAGCCTTACCCGTGTAACGCTTGACACTAAATTGTAGTTGTAACATCAACTGGTGAAGACTCTAATTGATAAGAACCGTCGCTTTGCAGAATTTTTCGATTATGGTGACTTGACCATTGTGCCCCGTAAAAAAATCCTGATTTTGACCTGTCTTGATTCGCGGGTTGATCCGGCCCATACTATGGAACTTGAGCTCGGAGAGGCTTTTGTGATGCGCAACATTGGTGGGAGAGTTACAGACCAAATTGTGGAACAGATCGCAATTCTTCGAGCGATGATTAAATCCGTTGATGGTAGTTCTCTGGATCTTGCAATTATTCATCACACGGACTGTGGGGTTTTCCGATTTGCAGATCCCAAAGTTAGGCAACGCCTGGGATTATTGGCCGGAACTGGTGAAGTCCCGATGAAAAAGCTGGCTATAAAGGACCCAGAGGCCGGCATTGCGGAGGATTTAAGTCGACTCCGAGCTGCTTCGATCTTGCCAGATGGCTTGATTGTTTCTGGGTACCTCTATGATGTAAAAGACGGCAACCTACATGAGACTTTGGCTCCAGTACCTCTAAGAGGTTCATGATGTCAGCTTTTTCCCGTCACTTACCATTAAGCGGCTTAAATATCAGTGCTGATATTATTCAAAGTTTTAGGGGTTCGAAAAAAGACTGTCAAATAGGGTTTATGTAATGGCTGAAGTATTAGGCTCTCTTTCTGCTCCTATTAAATCTTAGACTGAATGTCATTGGACCAACAAGAGGCAGATAAAACAACTCAGAACTTTTGGCTCGGGGTGAGTAACGGAGTTTTCATGAAGGGGGCTGGCGCCTTTTTTCACCCTACACTGGTGTTGGCACCGTTTCTAGCAACCCTGGGAGCGCCAGCGACAGTTGTTGGACTGATGCCCGCAATGCTATTCGCTGGCTGGTTCTTGCCGCAGCTATTTGTCGCAAGTCGTATTGGGCACCAACCAAGGAAGATCCTCTGGTACCGGTACATGACAGTGATTCGAGTATTTACTTATGCATTAATGGTAGCAGTTGTTTTCGCATTTCCAGACTCTCCAGTTCTGTTAGTAGTAACCGTTGTTTTGGGCATAGGCATTGTGTCTCTAGCTAATGGAATTACTGGTATACCCTTCGCTGATATTGTTGCCAAGGTAGTTCCCCACTACAGACTCGGCACTTTCTGGGTGTTACGCAATGCAGTTGGTGGAGCTCTTGGATTTGGATCTGGTTTTCTTCTAACGTATCTCCTCGGTGGAGATATAGCGTTCCCACAGAACTTTGCGATTGTCTTCGTAATCGGAACTGTTCTCTCGGCTGCCGCTTATCTTAGTTTCAGTTTGGTCAAAGAGCCTTTGGGTTTAGCAAGTCAAAAGCAGCCGTTCCGTAGTGTCATCAGTAGAATCCCAGGCTTGTTGCGTAACAATCCCAATTTCTTCCATTACTTACGTTTTCGTTTCCTCGCCCGTCTAGCTATAGCTGCTGACCCATTTTTTGCTATTTATGCCCTAAAATATCTTGATGCACCCCCTAGTAGCCTAGGTCTCTTCGTGATCGTAGCAACGTCATCCGCAATTGTTGCTAACCTGATGTTTCGAGCTCCAGCCAACCAAGGGAAAAATGTTTTGGTGTTTCAAATCGCAATTGCTTTTTTGATTGCTGCTCCCATCGCAGCACTAATAGCACCTTCCTGGCAGTCTTTTCTACTAGTTTTTCTCTTTTCAGCAGTCGGTCAGGCCGGATTAAACATTGCTTCCTGGAACTTGCTCTATGTTGTCTCACCGGCAGAAGAACGCAGCCTATATATTGGTACAGCTAACAGCTTACTTTCACTACCAGCTCTTGCTCCGATCTTAGCGGGAGTAATTATCGATTTGCTCGGTTTCGGACCGGTTTTCGTAGTTGCTGGGGTGTTAGGCGCTGCTGCACTGGTTTTTGCCCTACGGTCCCGAGAACTGGTCATTTTAGATAAGAAGGCCCTAGGTAAATCTTGACAATAATGTAGATCGTCTTTAGCCCAAAGACGTATTTTTATGAATAACATCACGTCTTAGATCTTTGGTGACGATCCCTAAGAAATAAAGTTTGTTAAGAGTTATATACGCCTTTGTACCTTGATGCAATGAAAAAAAGATTGCTAGGTTTCTTAGATTAACGGTGGTTTATTCATATCTGTTACATTTTAGAGCCCAGACTAAAAATTTACAGTACCAGATTTCGTCTTGCGGCCTGCTTTTCGCTTTCACGCTACTTATTTAACTAAGAGATTCTATTTTTACAGGTCTTCCTGTTTTTGCACTCTCCAAGGCCGCAAAAGTCATAGACATTGTAGATAAGTTGTCGCGACCACTGCATTCTGGTTCACGTTGTTCAGTGATTGCTGAGAGAAATTCATCCAGAAGAGGGTCTTTTTGATGACGTGGATGATCAAAATCAACAGGTACTTCTTCCAAATGTGGTGGGTTTGCACGATGTTCGTGACTAATTAAGATCTTATTTTCGTGCCAACTCATACTGCCAGCTGGGCCGTCTACATGCCAGTTTCCGAGCCATGAAGTTTTTTCGCCGACAGTGCACCCGGTGGCCCGATGCACAACTTTTAAGCCGTCACAAAAGTCGAACACTGCGACATGACAAGCGTCACCTTGGTGCCAACCCCAAGGTAGATTCCAACTAATTACATGTACAGATTCAGGATCCATGCCAAGAAAATAGCGGATCATATCGAAGTGATGACAACCCATGTCAAGGAGGAACATAAACGGCTCAGTAACGTAATGCGTGCCCGGCCAATCTGCCCAAGGTACAGCAAAAGAAATGTCGACCTGTCCAGGCGGGCCTATGGTATCGCTGGTAAGTAATCGACGAGCAGTACGTATTAGGGGGTTAAAGCGCTGCTGTTGTGCCACCATGTGTATGCAACCAGCGGCTTCCCCTGCTTCAACGATTTCTCGGGCAGTTACTAAGCCATCACTTAGAGGCTTCTCACCTAGTAGCGGAAGACCAGCAGCAAAAGTATCAAGAGCCACCTGGCGATGTACCGACGGTGGAGTTACATCTAGGACGAAATCGGCCTGGCAAGAATTAATGGCCTCTGGCAGGGTGGCGTATACCTTATTATTCTCTACCCCCCACTCTGAAATAGCTAGTTGGCGTGATGTTTCAGATCGACCCACGAATGCTACGATTTCCACGTCTTCGCGGGCATTGCACACGTTGTTCCAGACCTGGCCATGGTTGCCTAAACCTACGAGGATACCCCTTAGCGGATGATTAGTCTTGTTCATATAAAGAATCCTTAACGGCGCTTTCCCTGTTAACCAAATTAGAGGCACCTAATAGCGTAGAGCAGCGTTGCGACGCTATTAGTTTTTCCCCTTTAGACAGTCTAACTCTCAATTTTTGACTAGTCCATCTATAGAGCCCCCGTGATCGTTGCTTTGTTAGGACCGTCTTACTGCCAAAAGACCAGCTGGTTGGTAGAATTTAGATTTCCTATTACCCTTATCAGTTTGATGTACCGCAGTTGTTTGTCGTGTATACCTTGCAAGGGTCCTTATCGTGTATGATCATGCTTTGCGTTGATCCGAACTGCGGAACGCCAGAACAGGACCCTTGTGGAATATCGAAATGTTGCTCTCATTGCCCATGTTGATCATGGAAAAACGACACTCGTTGACGCTATGCTCAAGCAGTCTAGCGTCTTTCGAGATAACCAGATTGTAGAAGAACGTGTGATGGATAGTGTCGACCTTGAACGCGAAAGAGGTATCACGATACTGGCAAAAAACACAGCTGTCGAATGGGGTGATGTAAAGATAAACATCGTTGACCCCCCTGGTCATGCAGATTTTGGGGGTGAGGTGGAACGAGCACTCGGTATGGTTGACGGTGTTCTTGTTCTCATCGATGCTGCAGAAGGGCCCATGCCTCAGACGCGTTTCGTCCTCGAAAAAGCACTGGCTCTTGGGTTAAGACCTATAGTGGTGGTCAACAAGGTTGACCGAACAGATGCTCGACCGAACGAGGTCGTTGATCTGACGTTCGATTTAATGATTGACCTGGATGCAAATGAGGAACAACTCGATTTTCCAATCCTTTACGCTGTAGCTCGTGATGGTCGCGCCTGGCAAGTAGAGCAGGACCCTAAATCTGATCTGGAAGATCTCTTTCAAGCTATTGTTAATCACATACCGAAAGCCGCGTCCGATATGGATGCTCCTTTCCAGATGCAAGTGGCAAACCTCGATTACTCTGATTATTTGGGTAGGATTGCTATTGGCCGGATCCTACGCGGGCAATTGCAAAAGGGAGAAACTGTTCTCAGAATTGAACGCGATGGGACTCACACAAAAGCACTAATCACCCGGGCTTACACCCATCTCGGCCTACAAAAAATTGAAACTGACCACATTGAGGCTGGCGATATCGTTGGTCTTGCAGGTCTTGAAGGGGTACAGATCGGCGATACCCTAACAGATCCGGCAGTAGTCGAAGCTCTCCCTGTTGTTCCAGTTGACGAGCCCACAGTAAGTATTAGTTTTAGCCCTAACACCAGCCCCTTATCTGGAACGGAAGGAAATTACGTCACCAGTCGACACATTAAAGATAGGCTCAATAGAGAACTCTTAACCAACATAGCTCTTCAGGTCGAAGAGTTGACGGGTGAACAATTTCGCGTCTCAGGTCGAGGAGAGCTTCACCTATCAATTCTTATTGAGCAAATGCGTCGTGAGGGCTTTGAGTTTAATGTTTCTCGGCCAGAGGTGATTATCCGTGAGGTTGATGGCGTGGCGCACG from Trueperaceae bacterium carries:
- a CDS encoding 3-keto-5-aminohexanoate cleavage protein, with protein sequence MSPNKVIISCAVTGAIHTPSMSPYLPADPDAIRDAAIGAAEAGAAILHVHARHPSDGRPKQDPDLFRRFLPAISQATDAVINITTGGSPHMTVQERIKPAATLSPELASLNMGSMNMGLYPMLRRFKEFRHDWEREHLENSRDMVFKNTYADMEQILGTCGGNGTRFEFECYDVGHLYNLAHLLDQELVEPPLFIQTIFGLLGGIGSHPEDLIHMRRTADRLFGSDYEWSVLAAGRFQIPLGTMGVTMGSNVRVGLEDSLWLGPGKLAESNAAQVRQIRSVLEGLSLEVASPDEARERLRLKGADKVAF
- a CDS encoding erythromycin biosynthesis sensory transduction protein eryC1, with amino-acid sequence MHVRVLSMSINKDYQQLRTTGESPVVPWSGNALQYRDLREELAPEIERVLSSGKYVLNEDVAAFEEEFAAYCGVQHAVAVRSGSDAIAVLLRALGMRSEDEVVLPANSCSSEPNAILLGGGKPIPVDILASTYNLDPDQIEGAIGPRTRLIHAVHAYGQPCDMESINRIAKHHGLPVLEDIALAPGARINGERVGRFGDFAIASFGQGKILNSAGNGGGILLTNDGSVAERARSFANYGGGVNPDPEHVRTTYLPPGRQRVWLQPGLNSSLDAIQAAILRVKLRHLDRFVKARAERARSYDSQLAGLDVITPVISDGVTSAYRGYIIRVKDRDRVLAHLQGSGVEAATMYLPPVHLQPAMTRFGYSESDFPVTEQVARELIVLPIYPELTEDQINYVTQTLEEALSGDII
- a CDS encoding carbonic anhydrase, whose product is MKTLIDKNRRFAEFFDYGDLTIVPRKKILILTCLDSRVDPAHTMELELGEAFVMRNIGGRVTDQIVEQIAILRAMIKSVDGSSLDLAIIHHTDCGVFRFADPKVRQRLGLLAGTGEVPMKKLAIKDPEAGIAEDLSRLRAASILPDGLIVSGYLYDVKDGNLHETLAPVPLRGS
- the typA gene encoding translational GTPase TypA, whose amino-acid sequence is MEYRNVALIAHVDHGKTTLVDAMLKQSSVFRDNQIVEERVMDSVDLERERGITILAKNTAVEWGDVKINIVDPPGHADFGGEVERALGMVDGVLVLIDAAEGPMPQTRFVLEKALALGLRPIVVVNKVDRTDARPNEVVDLTFDLMIDLDANEEQLDFPILYAVARDGRAWQVEQDPKSDLEDLFQAIVNHIPKAASDMDAPFQMQVANLDYSDYLGRIAIGRILRGQLQKGETVLRIERDGTHTKALITRAYTHLGLQKIETDHIEAGDIVGLAGLEGVQIGDTLTDPAVVEALPVVPVDEPTVSISFSPNTSPLSGTEGNYVTSRHIKDRLNRELLTNIALQVEELTGEQFRVSGRGELHLSILIEQMRREGFEFNVSRPEVIIREVDGVAHEPFEQVVTDVPVEAMGAVIESLSSIQGNLTNLSQDDVRARLEFKVPSRALFGYRTQFLSITRGEGLLSHVFDSYAQVVGKPKARSTGSLVSMQAGKALAYSLFKLQDRGSFFIEPGTDVYVGMIVGTNVRTGDLNVNVCKNKKLTNVRASGRDDNILLEPPHLMTVEDALEYVGEDEFVEITPKNIRLRKAILNPTDREVAAKKVASQ